The sequence TAAGCTATCCATTTTGCTCCTGAATTAGTAGCCACCGAGGCAAGGAGTATAAAGAGATTCATTCAAGGTTTGAGGAGCAGACTGCGACGTTTGGTACATGCCTTGGACCTCAAGACGTATGTCGCAGGGTCGCCATGAGGATTGATGCCGACTCCTAGGCGGGAGAGGAGTACAGGAGGTCGCTCAGGGTTGGGACCTCTGCAGGTCAGAAAAAGGAAGGCTGAGCCTAGGGCTCTTAAGCATCAGTAAAGGAACCAGAACAAAGTGAATGCTTCACGTGTGTGGGGACAGTAGGGCTCCTAAGTTGTGATTATCAAAGAGGATAGGCCAATATGTATTACTTGTGGTAGGCGACATTAGGGACATTGTCTAACCGACTCTAGGGTCTGTTTTCGATGTGGCCAGAAGGGGCATGTGTCAGAGAAATGCCCAAGGAGGAACGTGCCTGAACTTAAGGGCCAACCCATAAGCTCGTTTTAGGGAGGCTCGAGTCGTCAGTAGTAGCAGGGTAGGGTGTTTTCTACCACTCGGTGTGAGGCCGACGAAGTCGGCCATGGTGGTGACGAAGGTGATGCTTCCATCTTTGGGGTACATGCTTTAGTTTTATTTGACTCTGTCTCTTCGCACTCgtttatattttttgtatttgtaaGGTATGCCATGTTAGAGTCAGAACCTTTGCCCTTTACACTGTCTATTTCTACTCCATCAggagagatcatgttagctacaaaaaagataaaagcattTCAGGTAGAGATAGCAAATCACGCATTAGATGTGactttgataattttagatatgcaTGATTTTGATATGATATtgggcatggattggttagCTGCTAATCATGCTAGCATAGATTGCTCCCGTAAGGAGGTCATCTTTAACCCTCCAATAGGAGctagttttaagtttaaagagGTTGAAACCGTGGTCCTACCCAAGGAGCCTAGGGCTTTATGGCCAGTATGGTTGACACTAGAGAGGCTGAAGTCACCTTGACTTCAAAGCCCGTAGTGAGAGATTTTCCAGACGTTTTTCCAGAGGATCTTCTCGGATTGCCCCCACAGCgggagatagattttgctattgaGTTGGAGCCAGACACAACCTCTATTTCGAAGACTCCATACAAGATGGCACCAGAAGAGTTGAGGGAACTGAAGGTCCAATTGCAGGAGTTGTTGGACAAGGGTTTCATACGCCCTAGTGTGTCACCATGGGGTGCACctgttttgtttgtgaaaaGAAGGATGGATCGTTATGACTGTGCATTGATTACAGAGAGTTGAACAAGGTGACCGTCAAGAACAAGTATCCCCTTCCCAGGATTGATGACTTGTTCGACCAGTTGTAGGGAGCTATGGTATTCTCAAAGATTGATTTCCGGTTAGGATACCATCAGTTGAGAATAAAGGACAGTGACATAACCAAGACAGCTTTTCATTCAAGGTATGAgcattatgagttcatagtgatgtcGTTCGGTCTAACGAATGCTCCAGTAGtgttcatggatttgatgaatatggtgttcaaggaattcctcgacacctttgtgattttttttattgacgACATCTTGGTTTATTCCAAGACAGAGGCCGAACTTGAAGAGCATTTACGGAAAGTTTTGGAGACGTTAAGGGCCAATAAGTTGTATGCTAATTTTTCTAAATGTGAGTTTTGGTTTAGGCATGTGTTCTTTCTAGGGTATGTAGTATCGAAGGAAGGTGTCTCTGTGGATCCTGCAAAGATTGAGGCAGTTACGAGTTGGGCTCGTCCAACCATAGTCAGTGAGGTGCACAGTTTCTTGGGATTAGCAGGCTGCTATAGACTATTTGTAAAGAACTTCTCTCGTATAGCTGCCCCATTGACTTATTTGACCCGAAAAGGAGCAACTTTTTTTTGGAATGAGACATGTGAAAACAGTTTCCAAGATCTCAAGCAGAGGTTGGTTTCAGCTGTAGTTCTTATAGTACTAGATGGATCAGGTTACAGCGACGCGTCCAAGAAGGGTAGGGATGCATACTGATGCAGCAGGGCAGAGTAGTTGCTTACGCTTCACGTCAGTTAAAGATGCACGAACAAAATTATCCCACACACGACTTGGAATTAGCAGCAGTGGTTTTCGCTCTTAAGATCTAGAGGCACTACttatatggagagaagataCAGATCTTCACCGATCACAAAAGTTTAAAGTACTTTTTCACTCAGAAGGAGTTAAACTGAGGTAAAGAAGGTGGTTAAAGCTGGTGAAGGATTATGACTGCGAAATTTTGTACCACTCGGGAAAGACAAATGTAGTAGCAGATGCCCTAAGCAGAAAGGTGGCTCATTCAACAGCCCTCATTACTAGACAGACTCATTTGTGTAAGGAGCTAGAGTGGGTATAAATTGCAGTGGCAGTGGGGAAGGTCACGACATAGTTAGCACAGTTATTAGCACGACCGAGTCTAAGGCAGGGAATTATTAATTCATAGCATTATAACCCTTATCTAGAGAAGAGAGTTCGTAGGGTGGAGTCAGGCCAGGTTGGCGAATTCTCGGTATCAGCGGGATGTGGTCTCCTCTATTAGGGACGTTTGTGCGTGCCAGCAAATAATGATCTTAAGAATGAGTTGTTGTCAGAGGCTCACAGTtccttattttttattcattttggcAGCACTAAGATGTATCAGGACTTGAAACATTATTATTGGtgaaatgatatgaaaagagagattGTGGAGTTCGTTAGTAAGTGCTTGGTGTGCCAGGAGGTGAAAGCCCTGAGGTAGAAGCCAGCAGGCTTGTTACAGCCATTGAGTGtgccagaatggaagtgggagcttgtgtctatggacttcatcaTTGGGTTGCCACGGACAGTCAAAGGTTTCACGGTAATTTGGGTTATGGTAGATAGACTTACAAAATTAGCACATTTAATACTTGGAAAGTCCACCTTTTCAGTAAATAAGTGGGCACAGTTATACATGAAAGAGGTGGTGAGATTGCATGGAGTGCCTGTGTCCATCGTGTCAGACAGAGACCCTCGTTTCACGTCTAACTTCTGGAAGAGTCTTTAGGTAGCTTTGAGGACCTAGTTGGATTTTAGTATAGCTTTTCACCCACAGACTGATGGGCAGACAAAGCGATTGAATCAGATATTGGAAGACATGTTGTGTGACTATGCCATAGAGTTTTCAGGAAGCTGGGATGCTCACTTACATTTGATgaagtttgcttataataatagctaccagtccactattgggatgtcaccatttgaggccctttatgggaagagttgcaggtctcctgtgtgttgggatgaggtagaAGAGAGGAAATTGCTAGGACCTGAACTAGTGCAgaccacgaatgaggcaatacagaagatcatggctcgtatgcaaacaactcagagcagacagaagagctatgccGATGTGAGATGTAAGGACTTAGAATTCGAGACTGGTGTTAAAGTGTTTTTAAAAgtggcacccatgaaaggtATTATGAGGTTTGGCAGGAAAGAGAAGCTGAGTCCaagattcattggacctttcgaggtcttgGAACGAGTTGGCCCCGTAGCTTACCATTTGGCATTGCCCCCAGCactgtcttcagttcataatgtcttccatgtttcgatgctgaggaagtatgtgacagacccgtcccatgtagttgacttcGAGCCCTTGCAGTTGAATGACAACATGAGCTACGAGGAGAAACCTGCAGAGATCTTCGCCAGAGAGGTAAAAACATTGCGCCGCAGGAAAATTGCATTTGTGAAAGTCCTttggcagaatcaccagttcaaggaggctacctgggagcgagaggatgagatgaaagCCCCGTGTCCAGAGCTTTTAGGAATGAATTTTCGAaaacgaaagttctttgaggagggaagaatgtaacaccccacacttttttttttattaatgtaatatcaataatttttattatttgaaagcatttttggaattttggacttcaagtataaTTGCGGGAAATTAATAGATTTGAcattgaaattattcaatttaaaaattaatgacaggaattaatttcattttttttgggaaagaaagaaagttaataaaataaagtggaataaggaaaagaataaaataaagtttattttatttcctttttagttttattattatttttataaaaacaaaatttcccttctttttctccCTCACGCGTCCACCTCCCCCCTTTGAAATTTCCATTCCCGCCGCCTTCAGCCCATCGCCCAGCTGCCCGTTTTCCGCGTCTATCTCCTAACAGCTCGAGCCGCCACCACGAGATCTAGCCACAACGTACCTGTTCGACGAAGTCGGCTCCGTCAGGGCCGTTGCCGCCACCGCCCTTTTCATTGCTTATTGTTGCGCTGCCTAGCCCCTATTGTGTGGGTCTTCGTCGGACTCTTGGATTTAGGtaagatattttttctattggGTCAGGTTTCTTGAAGGATTTCTTTGGATGCCCATTAAGTTGGAATGAAAGTTAAATTAGTcgcattattttgattttagatttgagcTTAGGAAATTACAGAAGCAGCTGTCCAGCGGATCCGAGAttgttcaacaagagttttagTAAGAGTTGTGGTCGTtgttgttggtttgtgggcacGCTTTGATTACTGAATTAAATGTTGACTTAACCAAGGTATCTTTAAGGTTCCAAGTCGTCGTCCATTGGGATTTAAAATCGGTTAggaggagattttggagtcaAAATCTTGGGAGTGATTGTTGATCAAGTTTCTTTTGGTAAGCTTTTGGGTATTTTGGATTTGGGTCTGAAGTTTCGCAGTTATTGTTGGACTAAAATTTAATGGTTATATTCGTATGTTAGGGTCGTTACTTCAAACTGCTATCATTGTTTGGTTGTCTAATTTTATCTGAGGATTTttattaaggtaagtaatcttactactggaaatGCCCATGGGCTAGACACTAgatatatgctagcatgatagatgaatattagGAAAAAATGATAGCATGATAAATGGATAGTATAGAGACCAatatatgttcttgtatgagaatctaaaagatttatttgtTCACGTAGATACTTGCAAACTAGTAAGAGGTGATACTTTATTCATtgaggttgtatttgatatgaggatattgaggtatatatgcatgttgtatagccataatgttgaggtgtatatgtatgttataaaaccatattgtgataaatgtgatgttgagactgtgataatgtctttactgattagttagatgcccactaaatattgtgtttccttcaggattcactagatattgtgtttccttcgagattcactagatattgtgtttccttcaggattcaccagattgtgtttccttcgggattcaccagatattttgtttccttcgggattcactagatattgtgtttccttcgagattcaccaaattgtgtttccttcgggattcaccagatattgtgtttcctttaggattcaccaggggttatgtttccttcgggattcaccagaggtagtagGCATAcctaactacagtaggatagaaatcaTTCTTTCatatatgtatgtgtcccatgaggactagagcagtttttATGTTCCACCaaaggtaggcatctagagaacatagatgcTTAGCCCgaccctagtagtggggttacttactgagtattttatactcatcccctctcatgttgttgtttcaggtaaaggtagagacaCACCGATGattgacaagcggaattcgtgatcgagacactgggaccagttttatgcttccgctcatgatatttagatttctttccatgtttttttcaactttcagttttgcTATTGAAACTtaataagaaaaattgttttcaaacttattattatcatttatgatttatgggtaccctattatttattttaatatttgaatttaatgaaggacttttgaacttaccttatttatttagcatttatttcaccataaaagggtgtcgttttaagtttcatgcatgcatgtatttagtaacggcctaacttaagtcctagggggtcgggtcgttacatacatatatatatatatatgggaaaTTGTCCAAAATAACTCTTTGAAGTTTTCACATTTCAAAGCTAGCACCTCTTTCTAAATCTCGTTCAATAGGTTTTTTCAGGCCATTTTGGTTGAGATTGTGCCCCAGACTGAATTCAAATTACCCAGTGTGTGAAAGAAGTAAAATATCCCTGACGCAGAAACCAAAATGTTACCTTCTTAGCAAGTTCCACTCCGATTTTTCACTTCTTCTTATCCACTGGGTTTCTTTGAAATCGTCCATCTCTACGTTTTATTGCATCCATTTGTTGTCGTTAACATTCATTATAGTAGAGGTATTTCACTATTCACTTTGTATAATTaaagattttagttttaatttaatcaaccTAGGGTTTAGAATATGTCTACATAATTTGAAAAATCTTTGcatttcttttgcatttttctacatatttctattttttttttgtttgtttcttgtCTGTTACATTGATTTTAAGGGGATTTAAGCTTCATCTTTCATAAAAATTGGTTTGAATCTCGATCAAGATTGGATGAATTGTGCCTGAAATTCGTCAAATCTATCCCAAGATTCACTAACTGTTGAGGGTTTTAGGGCCATTATATATTTCATACAGGGAATATGTTGCCTGAGATCGGCTCCAAGATTTTATACAGAATGCCCCTAAACTCTCAACTTGTGGCATCCTGATGTTATTGGCCTGAGTTCTTCAAACTTGGGACACAATTTCGACCGAGATTGACCTCAAGATTTGTAGCAATTTGCATagttaatattgatttttatggtttttttgtttattttgttgtttgaatttagcttttgattttttgtttgtattATGAATGGTATTGGCACTAAAAATCCGCACTTTTGACTACTTTTTGGCAAATTTGACGTGTTCCCATATGGGAAAAACAATTACTGTCAATAAGAAGAAGTTAATGCCTAGACAACTATACAtgtttaggaaaacaatttttggtcattttttagACTTGAAGTTTGTTTTGAATGGGCTCT comes from Benincasa hispida cultivar B227 chromosome 2, ASM972705v1, whole genome shotgun sequence and encodes:
- the LOC120072006 gene encoding uncharacterized mitochondrial protein AtMg00860-like; translation: MVFSKIDFRLGYHQLRIKDSDITKTAFHSRHVFFLGYVVSKEGVSVDPAKIEAVTSWARPTIVSEVHSFLGLAGCYRLFVKNFSRIAAPLTYLTRKGATFFWNETCENSFQDLKQRLVSAVVLIVLDGSGYSDASKKGRDAY